ACAATGGTCGTTGTGTTGTTGTGTGTAGTTGTTGTGTGTGACCAATGAAAAACTATGTATCCTGAACTTGTATCAGGATCTGCTTATTCATAATTTTCGAATGTTATACTCTTTCGATTGAGTTATATTTAAACAAAAAAGAGGCTTTACAGCCTCTTTTTATTATTTTCTTAATCCTAATTCTTTTACTATGGCACGATATCTTAAGACATCTTTCTTCGTTAAGTAATCTAGTAAGCTTCTTCTTTTACCTACTAATTTTACTAACGAACGCTCAGTATTATAATCTTTACGATTGTTTTTTAAGTGCTCTGTTAAGTGATTAATTCTTTGCGTAAATAACGCAATTTGTCCTTCAGCAGAACCGGTATCGTTTTTTCCTTTACCGTGTTTTGCAAACATTTCTTCTTTTGCTTCTTTTGATAAATACATGCTAATATTATTGTAAATGATTGTTATGTACACGAAAGCCTTTCTTTCGAGCGGCAAATATAGTAAATTTTAGTGATTTGCAAGTGTTATAAACTAAAAAAACACCTGCCAAGTTTTTAAAACTGAACAGGTGTTTTTTTAGTTTTGAAAAAAATTAAATGACATCAATTGTAAATGTAGAATCTAATTCAATTATAACATCGAAAGTTACAGGTGTTGCACTTAGTGTTCCCGATATTGTAATTGTAACAGACGTATTGTTTTTTAAATACGTTGCAATACTTTTTAATTGGTTAGTATCATCAATGCTGTATATCGTATTGTTGTCGTCTGATTGTTTAAGGTTAACATCGTTAACTGCAATAGAAATTTCGCCTATATTAAATGATGCATTTGTAATAGCTGCGTTTTCTGCACCAGTAAAATTAGAGATTTCATACGTTAACGTGTTGATCGTTATATTCTGAATTAAATCTAAATTTTTCTTAATTTCTTCATTTGTAGAAATATCTATTGTAGTAGATTCTGATAACGATGATGAACTACCGCCATTATTATCTGGAATGGCTATTTCAATTGTGGTATTAAAATCTTTAGTGATATCAAATTCAGTTAATTTGTCAAGTTCACTACAATTAAAAACAGTTAAAATTAGTAGCAATACAATGTTGGTTTTTAGACTCATAAGGTAAGATTTGGGTAGCTAAAAAATTGATAAAAACTCTTTTGTCGTTTTTTATGCTCTTAGGGGTTGATTTAATATTAAATCAAGATATTGATTCACCTTATTTTTTAAGTTTTTACGCAATGTAATAAAGTCTAAAAAACCATGTTCTAGTAAGAATTCGGAAGTTTGAAAGCCTTCTGGTAATTCTTTACCAGTTGTATCTCTAACAATCCTTGGACCAGCAAAGCCAATTAAAGCTCCTGGTTCACTAATGTTAATATCTCCTAACATAGCAAATGATGCTGTTGTTCCTCCTGTAGTTGGATCTGTGCATAATGAAATGTATGGTATGCTAGCATCTGCTAATTGTGCTA
The nucleotide sequence above comes from Flavobacteriaceae bacterium HL-DH10. Encoded proteins:
- the rpsO gene encoding 30S ribosomal protein S15; protein product: MYLSKEAKEEMFAKHGKGKNDTGSAEGQIALFTQRINHLTEHLKNNRKDYNTERSLVKLVGKRRSLLDYLTKKDVLRYRAIVKELGLRK